The Gemmatimonas phototrophica region GCAGTGGTTGGCACCGGTGGCTACGCGGCGGGAGTGGCCCTCGCCTGGGGACGCGCCCACGGTGTGCCCACGATGCTTCACGAACCGGACAGTCATCCGGGGCTCACCACGCGGGCGTTCGCGGGTGGCGCCCGGGCGCTGTACCTCGGGTTTCCGGAAGCAGCCACCCGACTCACGGCTGGCACGCGCACTGACGTGCAGCCACTGGGGTGTCCCATTGAGCCGCCGCCAACGCCACGGATCTCGCGGGCCGAGGCGCGCCGTGTCTGGGATCTGCCCGAGGACGCGTTTGTCGTGCTCGCCTTTGGGGGCAGTCAGGGGGCGCGTGCGCTCAACGAGGTGGTGGCCGCCTGGATTGATCGTGGCTTGCCAGACAACGTGGCCGTTATCTGGGGCACCGGAAAACAGCAGGCCGCCGCGTACCTTGATCGTGAGCGGCACATGGTGCGCGTGCGACCGTATCTGACACCCATTGCGGATGCCTATGCGGCCGCCGATCTGGCGGTGGCCCGCGCTGGTGCCATGTCCATTGCCGAACTGTGTGCGTGGGGCGTTCCACAGTTGCTCATTCCACTTCCCACCGCGGCGCAGGATCATCAATCCCACAATGCGCGCGCCACGGCTGCCGTGGGCGCGGCCCTGCATGTGCCACAAGCGCAATTCAGCGTGGATCTGCTTGACAGCACCGTGCGCGAACTCGTGCGGGATCCGGCGCGGCTACAGGCCATGCGGACCGCTGCCGCCGGGCGCGCGCATCCCGGCGCGGCCGACGCCATTGCGCGGCACATTCTGCAGATCGTGACGTCCCGCTGACCTTCCGGTGACGACTGACGGCGCGCGCTTCTGACGCCGCGCCTTCGTCGCCATATTTCACCGATGGCTCACTCGGACGTCTCCCCCCAGCAGGACTCGCCCTCGCGGTCCGTTCTCCTCGACGCTACGGACCCGCGTCCGGTGCATTTCGTTGGCATTGCCGGCGCCGGCATGAGTGCACTTGCCGAATTGCTCGCACGCCGCGGGGTCATCATCCAGGGGACCGACGCCAATCCCGGCGGGGCACCGGATCTGGCCAAGTATGGCATTACCGTTCGCGAGCACGATGCCGCCATGGTAGCCGCGGCGCGCGCGCTGGTCTATTCGTCAGCCATTCCCGTCTCGCATCCCGAAATGGTGGCCGCGCGCGCGGCCGGCATTCCC contains the following coding sequences:
- a CDS encoding UDP-N-acetylglucosamine--N-acetylmuramyl-(pentapeptide) pyrophosphoryl-undecaprenol N-acetylglucosamine transferase; the protein is MSTRIFFAGGGTGGHLYPGLAIARAMVRLNPQVSPHFIGARRGIERDVLPTTEFPYTLLELHPLYRQQPWNNWKTVAGAVSAWRAISALAHEQQPAAVVGTGGYAAGVALAWGRAHGVPTMLHEPDSHPGLTTRAFAGGARALYLGFPEAATRLTAGTRTDVQPLGCPIEPPPTPRISRAEARRVWDLPEDAFVVLAFGGSQGARALNEVVAAWIDRGLPDNVAVIWGTGKQQAAAYLDRERHMVRVRPYLTPIADAYAAADLAVARAGAMSIAELCAWGVPQLLIPLPTAAQDHQSHNARATAAVGAALHVPQAQFSVDLLDSTVRELVRDPARLQAMRTAAAGRAHPGAADAIARHILQIVTSR